Within the Bacteroidota bacterium genome, the region GGCCCCTCAACATCGGGTGTACGCCATCGATCTACCCGGTTTTGGCTATAGTCCTCCGCCACCGGAGGCCTGGACCGTACAGCGTTATGCAGAAGCCATAGCGGAGCTAGCACGGCGCGAAGGCATTGCAGAAGGACTTGCGGCGATCGGGCACTCTTTTGGCGGCCGCATCGCACTTCGCTGGGCGGCCGATCCACAGCTTAGGGGCCCCCTGGAGCGGCTGGTGCTGCTCAGCGCGGCGGGTCTTCGTCCCCGGCGCACCTGGCGCTACTATGCGCGGCACACCGCAGCCGAGGCGCTTAAAGCTCCGCTCCGGATGTTGCCTGAGCTGTGGCGCGACAGGGCCCTAGACCGCCTGCGCCGAAGCGCGCTCTGGCGTATGCTGGGCTCGCGCGACTATCGACAGGCCCACGGGGTCATGCGCGAAGTCCTGGTACGCACGGTAACGGATCACCTAGACGGCCTGTTGCCGCAAATCCGCCTTCCCACCCTCATCTTGTGGGGGGAACAGGACCGGGTTACACCCTTAGATCAGGCGTATCGGCTCCGGGAGGGCATCCCGGGGGCGCTTCTGCACGTAATACCCCAGGCGGGCCATCATCTGCTGCAGGATGCGCCCAAAACTGTATGCCACCTTGTGCGGGAGTTCTTGCACAGCTAGTGGACATGGGGCTGCTGGACTGGATTGGGCTTGGGCTTACGTTGGTAGCGGCCGGGTACTACGGCTGGATCCGGCTTCGGTTTTTCCTGCACGTGCTCCAACTTGAGGGCTATTCCTTCGGCTTTTACCGCAAATGGCTGGCCGAGCATCGGACCCAAGTGCTCACGCCGACGGATCTGGGCATGGCCCTGCTGGCGCTGGGATCTTGGTGGACCCCGCGACCGGAGGTCGCCCTGCTGGTCGGGGCTGGCTTATCCGCGTACTGGATCAGCCGGGCTCCCCTGTATCGGCGATCCCGACAAAAAAAGCCGCTCGTTTACACTTGGCGCCTCAGGCGGCTTCTTTCTGTGAGCGCGCTGCTTCTGCTTTTGACTTCAGCGCTTGTGCCACTCGGGCAGGCCCTCCTAGGGCTTGCGCCGTACTGGGGGGCCTGGTTGCCCGGGTTGCACGGAGCGCTTTTGGCTATTCCGGCCCTGGTTTACGGGGCGGCGTGGCTGCTTAAACCCCTAGAACACCGCATCCAGGAGGGCTTCAAACGCCGGGCGCGCGCCAAGCTCGCCGACGCAGCTGAGCTGCTCGTTATCGGCATTACGGGTAGCTACGGCAAAACGAGCACGAAGTTTATCCTGGCCGAACTCCTAAAGAGCCGCTTTCACGTGCTGGCCACGCCCGGCAGCTATAATACCCCGATGGGGATATGCAAGGTGATCAACGAACAGCTCAGTCCCCATCATCAGGTGCTCATCCTCGAGATGGGGGCTCGATATCCAGGCAATATCCGGGAGCTGTGCGCCATCGCCCGTCCGCGCATTGGGGTGCTAACGGCCCTCGGCGTGGCCCACTTGGAGACGTTTGGCTCCGTGGAGGCGATCCGGCGCACCAAGTACGA harbors:
- a CDS encoding alpha/beta hydrolase, which translates into the protein MRHPTRHQTIFSSPIRYSVHGEGRPVFLLHGWGANAQAMAPLVTSLAPQHRVYAIDLPGFGYSPPPPEAWTVQRYAEAIAELARREGIAEGLAAIGHSFGGRIALRWAADPQLRGPLERLVLLSAAGLRPRRTWRYYARHTAAEALKAPLRMLPELWRDRALDRLRRSALWRMLGSRDYRQAHGVMREVLVRTVTDHLDGLLPQIRLPTLILWGEQDRVTPLDQAYRLREGIPGALLHVIPQAGHHLLQDAPKTVCHLVREFLHS
- a CDS encoding UDP-N-acetylmuramoyl-tripeptide--D-alanyl-D-alanine ligase, with protein sequence MPPCAGVLAQLVDMGLLDWIGLGLTLVAAGYYGWIRLRFFLHVLQLEGYSFGFYRKWLAEHRTQVLTPTDLGMALLALGSWWTPRPEVALLVGAGLSAYWISRAPLYRRSRQKKPLVYTWRLRRLLSVSALLLLLTSALVPLGQALLGLAPYWGAWLPGLHGALLAIPALVYGAAWLLKPLEHRIQEGFKRRARAKLADAAELLVIGITGSYGKTSTKFILAELLKSRFHVLATPGSYNTPMGICKVINEQLSPHHQVLILEMGARYPGNIRELCAIARPRIGVLTALGVAHLETFGSVEAIRRTKYELIEALPEGGMAVFNVDYPALAEDAARTRHVVVRTVSSTRPEADYVAREIRYGPWGTEFELLESATGVAHTLRTRLLGRHNVTNILLAVAVARHLGVEMEAIRRAVARLEPVPHRLQLIERDGVYIIDDAFNSNPVGARNALEILGQFRTGRRFVVTPGMVELGPEEASFNRELGRIIAQNADEVLLIGSKRAQPIREGLEEAGFPKKRVRVFRNLFEANEHLRQRLRPGDVVLYENDLPDIHEEP